The Styela clava chromosome 2, kaStyClav1.hap1.2, whole genome shotgun sequence genome contains a region encoding:
- the LOC120336659 gene encoding tRNA:m(4)X modification enzyme TRM13 homolog — MLTNINQCESNLSCKHYLTNKKRNCRLERVKGKEFCVQHIINTEISNETDDGGNRIRCPLDPSHTCDKKNLSKHMRKCNAKKLIPTDAWYVPDINCDPSENKDGIVEYLRDVSISECKSLIDKLKKLELDDPILHENEHPIHNAFAVDIKDMENSVSALRQIRQNANLLGLMERQGLLVSPGCYIEFGAGRGQFSISVIKTIPIEKQSLCLFVLVDRGTNRRKLDAKHRQSGDKMMIKRIRSDIKDLCISNIEDLPSHPLVAISKHLCGVATDFALKCIVRTSPKSKFHGGVIALCCHHRVIWDQYCGKEYFKHLGLSARDFSIISLMSSWAVCHFKPSTSTNPVPNNVNKLDFLSNEEKTKVGLICKNVIDRGRVSYMIQNGYDCVLIEYTEKSVSLENVALVFSKK; from the coding sequence ATGCTCACAAATATTAATCAATGCGAATCTAATTTGTCTTGCAAACActatttgacaaataaaaagaGGAATTGCAGATTGGAGAGAGTAAAAGGCAAAGAATTTTGTGTTCAACATATTATAAATACGGAAATCAGCAATGAAACGGACGATGGTGGAAACAGAATTAGATGTCCTCTCGATCCTAGTCACACGTGCGACAAAAAAAATCTCTCCAAGCACATGCGTAAATGTAATGCCAAAAAGTTGATTCCTACTGATGCATGGTATGTTCCTGATATTAACTGTGATCCATCTGAAAATAAAGATGGCATTGTTGAATATTTGAGGGATGTATCCATATCTGAATGTAAAAGTCTTATTGATAAACTAAAGAAGCTTGAACTTGATGATCCTATCCTGCATGAGAATGAACATCCAATTCATAATGCTTTTGCTGTTGATATCAAGGACATGGAAAACTCTGTCTCAGCTTTGAGGCAGATAAGACAAAATGCAAATTTGCTTGGATTAATGGAAAGACAAGGACTACTTGTTTCCCCAGGTTGTTACATTGAATTTGGTGCAGGAAGGGGGCAGTTTTCTATATCTGTCATTAAAACAATTCCGATCGAAAAACAAAGTTTGTGTTTGTTTGTTCTTGTTGACCGAGGTACAAATCGTAGAAAATTAGATGCAAAGCATCGCCAGAGCGGTGATAAAATGATGATTAAAAGAATCCGGTCCGACATTAAAGATCTTTGTATATCCAACATTGAGGATCTTCCTTCACATCCATTGGTGGCAATAAGCAAGCATTTATGTGGTGTGGCAACCGATTTTGCATTAAAATGCATTGTGCGAACTTCTccaaagtccaagtttcatggTGGTGTTATTGCTCTTTGCTGTCACCATCGTGTTATTTGGGACCAATACTGcggaaaagaatattttaaacatcTTGGATTAAGTGCCAGagatttttcaatcatttcactGATGTCTAGTTGGGCAGTTTGTCATTTCAAACCAAGCACATCAACGAATCCAGTTCCGAATAATGTAAATAAGCTAGATTTTCTATCAAATGAGGAGAAGACAAAAGTAGGTTTGATTTGCAAAAATGTGATTGACAGAGGCCGAGTTAGTTATATGATACAAAATGGATATGATTGTGTTTTGATCGAGTATACTGAAAAATCTGTTTCGCTTGAAAATGTTGCTTTGGTTTTTAGTAAAAAATAG
- the LOC120336660 gene encoding uncharacterized protein LOC120336660 isoform X1, whose amino-acid sequence MRPDEHKKTKNARYKKKHGIQQGQSSVSDDKDNERSNITETQAKLPAFGDNEVPISESGFSKRPITSNWAKYESAECDENDQGTDFNVLLSFAGDTSSRMKLKHEEEWDSVQDSHILSTDHTNIAQVLKDIPFSEKYKINELYLDATLMQFLSSMDESDLTSKEYCLQNRAILSSTETQEMGFNFSKKNINQGPTNPTGCIEPSLKEDGREETNKNPTLCNSNDENTLLKNNEHSCIPECSSHSDEDFQTIDELIQSTQKSLQAEKISTFQQQTCDNSLSKTASIAAIDQVPSESAELQPSEPKGEEKSNNVDDLEDWLDSIL is encoded by the exons atgaGACCAGATGAGCACAAGAAGACTAAAAATGCTCGATATAAGAAAAAACATGGGATACAACAAGGACAATCATCAGTGTCTGATGACAAAG ATAATGAACGTTCTAATATCACTGAAACTCAGGCAAAATTACCAGCTTTTGGTGACAATGAGGTACCG atttctgaaTCTGGATTCAGCAAGAGACCAATCACAAGCAATTGGGCGAAATATGAATCTGCGGAATGTGATGAAAACGATCAAGGAACCGATTTTAATGTTCTTCTAAGCTTTGCCG GTGATACATCCTCTCGAATGAAGTTGAAGCATGAAGAAGAATGGGATTCAGTACAG GATTCACACATCCTGTCAACAGATCACACAAATATTGCTCAAGTTTTGAAAGATATTCCATTTTCAGAGAAGTACAAGATAAATGAACTATATTTAGAT gctaCTCTCATGCAATTTCTCTCAAGTATGGATGAATCTGATCTGACATCGAAAGAATATTGTTTACAAAATAGAGCAATTTTATCGAGCACAGAGACTCAAGAAATGggatttaatttttcaaagaagAATATTAATCAAGGTCCAACAAATCCTACAGGTTGTATTGAACCCTCTCTGAAGGAGGATGGTAGAgaagaaactaataaaaatccAACATTGTGTAATTCGAATGATGAAAATacattattgaaaaacaatgaACATTCTTGCATTCCCGAATGTAGTTCACACTCTGATGAGGACTTTCAAACTATTGATGAATTAATTCAAAGTACTCAAAAATCATTACAAGCAGAAAAAATATCGACATTTCAACAACAAACTTGTGACAATAGTTTGTCGAAGACAGCATCAATTGCTGCAATAGACCAAGTGCCATCAGAAAGTGCAGAGTTGCAGCCATCTGAACCAAAAG GAGAAGAAAAGTCGAACAATGTTGATGATTTGGAAGATTGGTTAGATTCAATATTGTAA
- the LOC120336660 gene encoding uncharacterized protein LOC120336660 isoform X2: MRPDEHKKTKNARYKKKHGIQQGQSSVSDDKDNERSNITETQAKLPAFGDNEVPISESGFSKRPITSNWAKYESAECDENDQGTDFNVLLSFAGDTSSRMKLKHEEEWDSVQATLMQFLSSMDESDLTSKEYCLQNRAILSSTETQEMGFNFSKKNINQGPTNPTGCIEPSLKEDGREETNKNPTLCNSNDENTLLKNNEHSCIPECSSHSDEDFQTIDELIQSTQKSLQAEKISTFQQQTCDNSLSKTASIAAIDQVPSESAELQPSEPKGEEKSNNVDDLEDWLDSIL, from the exons atgaGACCAGATGAGCACAAGAAGACTAAAAATGCTCGATATAAGAAAAAACATGGGATACAACAAGGACAATCATCAGTGTCTGATGACAAAG ATAATGAACGTTCTAATATCACTGAAACTCAGGCAAAATTACCAGCTTTTGGTGACAATGAGGTACCG atttctgaaTCTGGATTCAGCAAGAGACCAATCACAAGCAATTGGGCGAAATATGAATCTGCGGAATGTGATGAAAACGATCAAGGAACCGATTTTAATGTTCTTCTAAGCTTTGCCG GTGATACATCCTCTCGAATGAAGTTGAAGCATGAAGAAGAATGGGATTCAGTACAG gctaCTCTCATGCAATTTCTCTCAAGTATGGATGAATCTGATCTGACATCGAAAGAATATTGTTTACAAAATAGAGCAATTTTATCGAGCACAGAGACTCAAGAAATGggatttaatttttcaaagaagAATATTAATCAAGGTCCAACAAATCCTACAGGTTGTATTGAACCCTCTCTGAAGGAGGATGGTAGAgaagaaactaataaaaatccAACATTGTGTAATTCGAATGATGAAAATacattattgaaaaacaatgaACATTCTTGCATTCCCGAATGTAGTTCACACTCTGATGAGGACTTTCAAACTATTGATGAATTAATTCAAAGTACTCAAAAATCATTACAAGCAGAAAAAATATCGACATTTCAACAACAAACTTGTGACAATAGTTTGTCGAAGACAGCATCAATTGCTGCAATAGACCAAGTGCCATCAGAAAGTGCAGAGTTGCAGCCATCTGAACCAAAAG GAGAAGAAAAGTCGAACAATGTTGATGATTTGGAAGATTGGTTAGATTCAATATTGTAA
- the LOC120336661 gene encoding craniofacial development protein 1-like: MSDYDDKDSSSDVDDEDYIPDKLDADDDDDDYHVKVDSHDDSDHAVSKDEVDKIWNTFKADVSKIAPVHQGKDSNSVKSTQSIDNVQSSEVSEQKSTNGTTSLIGNDKTKETITVTKVYDFAGEDVKITKVVDKKSKEGQSHLKTRTMGASTSLPLTTKRKGGLQGILGKMEKRPKLSTLEKSKLDWQNYKDEEGIEDELKIYNKGKDGYVEKQLFLERTDFRQFEKERDIRLGKMSRR; the protein is encoded by the coding sequence ATGTCTGACTATGATGATAAAGACTCATCTTCTGATGTAGATGATGAAGATTATATTCCTGATAAACTTGATgcagatgatgatgatgatgactaTCATGTAAAAGTAGACTCTCATGATGATTCTGATCATGCGGTTTCCAAAGATGAGGTGGATAAAATTTGGAATACTTTCAAAGCTGATGTATCTAAAATAGCACCAGTACACCAGGGTAAAGATTCTAATTCAGTTAAAAGCACTCAGTCAATTGATAATGTTCAATCATCTGAAGTTTCTGAGCAAAAGTCAACGAATGGCACAACTTCACTTATTGGAAATGATAAAACGAAAGAAACAATAACTGTAACAAAAGTTTATGATTTTGCTGGGGAAGATGTGAAAATAACAAAGGTGGTtgataaaaaatcaaaagaaGGACAGAGTCACTTGAAAACAAGAACTATGGGAGCATCAACTAGCTTGCCTTTAACAACCAAGCGCAAGGGTGGATTACAAGGTATTTTAGGTAAAATGGAGAAAAGACCAAAACTCAGTACTCTTGAAAAGTCTAAATTAGACTGGCAAAATTATAAAGATGAAGAAGGTATCGAAgatgaattgaaaatttataataaaggGAAAGATGGTTATGTCGAGAAACAATTGTTTCTTGAAAGAACAGATTTTCGACAATTTGAAAAAGAACGAGATATCAGATTAGGAAAAATGAGTAGAAGATGA